GTAAATCTTCCGTTGAGAAAACGTTTCCCTGCAACTCAAAGTCTCGAGCAGTTGTCATATGATGAACTAAAAGCAAGCTTCAATGGAACACACATAAAAATTGGCAAATAGGAACCTGTCCCTTAACGCTGTCTACTTGCTCCTGCTGGATAACTTTTTGCAGCCCTTCCTTTGACATTTGCCGCTGGTACACCTACAGAAATATAAATATGCTCTCTCATTACAACTATCTATTGGCAACTTTCATACAAAAAGACTGATTTATATTGAGTTCAAATCACATCAAAACCTTTTCTTCAATTGTTCCAGTACTTAGGAATCTGTAAATATAAACTCTTTTTTTCTGCCCATCTCTCCAAACCCTTGCAGCAGCCTAAGTTATGTTAGCAAAGGGTCAGAATATTGGTTCACACGGCAAGTGCCCACTTTATCAATGACAGAAATAATTGGAGCTCAGACAAGATATTACTTGCTTATCGTTAGCTGGGTTCCAATCAGGGTCAAACAAGACCAGTCGATTACCACCAATCAAATTGAGACCACAGCCACCTGCCTTGCTACTTAATAGGAACACAAACTCATCCTGCAAAATGTCAAATCATTCTGGATTATCACTGATAAAGCCTCCAGAGAAATTATGATCTAGAGAATCCTAATCCACAAATTTATTcacgtaaagaaattttataccTTGGTTGAGTCATTAAAGCGATTAACTAGTTTCTGCCTTTTGCTAATCGATGTGGTTCCGTCAAGCCTCAAGTATGGATATCTTCTTTCTCGACACAATTGAGCAAATAGGTCCAGTGTCTGATGCAGAATAAATTCGGTTTCACAAAAATTGTAATAGATAGTGATTTATCCCAAGGGATCTATCTAATGCTAAATATAAACAATGATACAAGTTAGAGTAGGAAAAGAAGAGGTCCATGACTAAAGAAGAGGTCTATCTAATGTCCACCATGAACATGTTGTTTCTATCCTTGAAAGACAGTTAAAAATAAGCAGTACCTTTCGCTATCAAATATTTATGATAATCTCCTATAATATGAATAGAGAAATGTGACTGTTATCACTGAGCAGCATATATATCATGACATGCAATCATCTCCCAATTCCTAATTCCTACACCAGGTTGTAATTGCTTTTAAATTCACATTGATCAGAACAGTAGCCTGCAAGTGCAGCCACCTTTTGGTTTTGCTTCTTTAACTACATTTTGTCCCATTACCAGATACTTCagttgatatttttattgtagTTTATTTAGCTGAAATGGTTATTGAAACAACCTAAGATAGTTAAATTTGAGAACATTCTGACCGGAAACATGAAACAATTATGATAATTTTCTATAACAACTTGTTAACCATTTAAACTGACCTGTGTATAGTTTGAAACAAGAACAATGCGATCATCGGTTCTCTGACGTAAATGAGCCAGCAATCGAGCTAATACATGCATTTTCCCAGATAGTTCAACCCAAGCCCCATCACCACCAGTCCATGATCCCGATCTaataaaagaacaaacaaaGTCTTCTGAGATTTCAGATGGTTAACATAAAGCATAAGTATATCAGATAATGAGAAGCCTGCCTTCCTGAGAACATCTCTGGTGGGAAAAACCGCATACAGTCCTCAAAACCAGTAGTTCCCGGACTTCCACTTTTTATGGTATCATAAATGAGCTACATAGAGAAATATCATCCATGAGAACATGGtaaattccttaaaattagtaaaagaaGAGAAATCAAGTAGAAAGGTAAACAATACAAGTCAGATAACACAAAGGCCAGCACACCCGGTTAATTTTGAAATGCTGAATGTAAAAAAAGGACATTATGCTAGATAGGGAATGGAAAACTGACAGCACACAAATAACAGATTAATCCTTTTCCACCACTAAGTTCAATAAGTACATAAAACTCATCATAAACTAAGAATCATGTCAAGAAATATGTTTTTCCCTCAAACTATGGTACCTTCGGATGATTGCAGAGCTTCTTAAGAGCTGTAATATAAGCcaaaatctttgtttgctttgtttcttCAGTGATGACTTTTTTAACCTGAATTCGAGAGGGACAagaaaacaattacgtttggTCTACAGAGAGTAATCTTTTGGTGGTCCATTGTAAAGCAATAACAAATCAACCAACATTTTTTGATTGTATAAAATGGTTGTACAACTCAGACTGAAGAGGAGTCAACTTGCAGCATACTACTTCAACAATCTGCAAGAAGAACAAAATGtccagaaggaaaaaaaaacagataatCCATTAAATATTTAGTCTAGTCACTAACctctattttaatattataagcCTTTAGTAAAAGATAATTTTGCAAAAAGAGTTTAAGAAGATGACAATATATAAAAGAAGTAAGATGTAATTCAATATGAGACCCATACCTTTGGAGGCAGATGATTTGATAGCAATGCATTAGTCCTCCTCAATATGAACTGCAATCACTTAACTTTCAGTCAATTTGAAAAACACTGGAAGTGGTTATTCAAAAGAATTACAGCCATGTCAACACGAAAGGATATGTATTTCAGGAAGTGAGCAACTGCTCTATAAAGTTCAAATACCAAAGAGAATGTAGATATAATCCTCAAGAAACTTTTAATTCTTGCTAAAAGTAACAATAGTAAACCAAGATTACCTGATTCACTATTGCACTTAATTCTGAAGAACGTTCTGCAGCTaacttcttctcttcttcactAGAAGTTGGTTCTCTTCCACAAATTATTGGTGTCTTCATTATTTGTAGGCAGGACAGTATATATAAGAAACAAGCAAGTGTTGTTAGAGTGGAAAAGACAAAGCAAAAAGAAACAGCAGGAATAATTAGTCACCAGAAATACAACTTAGTTATAGAAGGTCCAAGGAAAGCATATTCTTCTAGTGCAACTGTAGCATACATTCCTAACttctctaattaaaatttatttagaggAATTTAACAATACACTATGATGGTTTCCACCATGATACTATTATCCTTCACAGATTAGGAAACCAACTTgactatatatattttctacTGCATGACAACAAAAGCCTATAAGGTTATCTACATAAACTTGAATTCTAGACCTTAAGCAAATCAATTGCAAAGAATTTAACTGCCCATAAGCAACTGGCCTTTAGACACACAATGTAAAGAGTCCAGGGAAAAAAGAATGCTTACTATGGTAGAAAGGGGATCAAACAGCTATTTGGATATGCAAGGTATATTTACTGATGCAACACAAATAACAGCATGTATGTAAGCTTTACCCAGTTCAAGGGCAAATCCTTTCTCATAGTTTTTTAGCAGACCAGGGTGGCAGAAACAGAGAAGGGATATGCACTACAAATTTTAAAGTCAAAATTGTATGTGACTTTTAAGGGTAACTAACATATGGAGCTGTGGAACTCAAAGAGGTACAAGCATTTACATGtaatttttgcatttatttAATCTCTGAAACTACAATACTAAGTGATCAACAGACCTCGTAGTAACGACGAAAGAATGCAACATCCCCCAAAATCCCTGGATTTGTGAAGTTCACCATGGCAAAGAACTCTTCAAGATCATTCTGTTTGGATAGAAAAGGACGGAAAACAATATGTTAAGAAGACAAACAgcattcatcaagcatatcatgaATCATATAGAAATGACTGTTACCTGCATGGGGGTTCCAGATAACAAAATCCGACGTTTACAAGAGAGAGCAGCCAATGCCTAGAACATGGACATGTTTATggaaattttcagaaaaaccaACAAAAGGAATGACTACTACCACAGAACAAACAGATGAGAAAGAGTTTCTTTAGAAACATACCCTGTTTGTTATTGTCTGGTCATTTTTCAGCCTGTGAGCCTCATCACAAATAAGAAGATCACAAGCTTCACTGTGgcaaaattttgatgaatgcATTCTAAATGTCTCATATGAAACAATCAATACCTGGAAAccattgattaaattgataaaaaaatttcgaaaatAATGCACTACCAAATTACGAAGTGCAAAAATTACCTGCAACAAGCTACGGGGACTTGTGAAGCTGTCAATTCCAGAGACAACGTCATCTCTGCTGCTTTCACAGAGAGCTATAAGTTGAACTCTCTGTCCAACCCACTTCTTGATTTCTGCCTCCCAGTTACTGACAAGACTGGTGGGGGTGACAATTATGGCCTTCTTAACCATCGGCTTCCCATCAAACCCTTGACGAAGAAGAGTATATAGTAAAGTGATTGACTGCAATGTCTTTCCCAAACTGGCAATATCGAAGGATATGTAAATAAAACCAATAGCACGATAACTGAAGTCATAAACTCAGTATGAAGGGATTTCCCTGAAGGGATAAGATATTTACCCCATATCATCAGCAAGAATGCATCCGTTTATATTAGCAGCACTATACAACCCGGATACACATCCAAACATGAACTGAACTCCTTCTCTGcattataaagggaaaaatcTAATGTctcccttaaaataaattagaagaAGATAAAACCTACAACCAAATTACAGAATTCTATAAATGATAACACGCTCATTCTAAATATAATGCATTGTCAATGACCTATaccatattcaaataaaatcgatATTCGGTGGGCTTTAACTACTACAGTTTCAAACAGAACATGATCATCTGTGCAATTGCATTTACTGGCACATGCACCCAGACaagatttacatataaaaacacATGCAGCTATGTAAATAAAGCTCTAGCCTGCAAATACCAAAACCGAATTGCAGGGTTGAGACTGATGATTGATGAATAATACCTTTGATGGGGTCGAAGGAAACGAACTAGCAACGGATCCACTTCTATGGGCACTACTTCGATGGGTCCATCTTCGAATTGTTCAGGTTGCCATAAAACCAAAGGCTCAACACCTGGCGGCAGAGTCACAATTTCCTCCACAATATCAGCCTCATCTGATTCTGGTCTAGCTATACCTAGAGGTTTGGCTATTGCAACTAATGCTGGCGTCAAAGAGCCCCAAGGAACAAACCGCTTCCGAGCCCAAAGACGACGTGCAAGATTTTCTTTCCCGTTACTATAGCCATAAGAACATGGGGGCTTAAACGGTTTCCTACAAACTGCAGCTCCTTCTGTCACTGAAAGAACTCGTGGAAGCAGCGATTGTCTTCTTACAACAAGGTTGCCCCTAATAAACCATTACCATATATTTCAATaaactaacaaaaaaaatcccatcaaatatatttcactaCGATCGATATTCCAAGACACAAaacataacaataaaataattcttgCATAAACAATAACCAATTGAATCTGCAGTATTTCCAGTTCAAACTTAAAGGAAACCATCTTAGATTAGCTTAAATGAAAAGTCTCCGGTCGCTTAAGTTCTtcggtttttctttttaattacgtattgaattttttaaacgAAAAGCACACCTCAACAAAGCATCGACGTTCTTAGATTTGAGATCTCCATCGGACGATGGATGGTGCGCGGGGGATTCTCCACCGTCATCGTCgttttcttctccttcttctacTTCTGAGCAATCAACGGCAAATTCGCCGCTTGAATCGCTGGAATCGGAACCGGAGGAAATTTCTTCGTCTTCATCTTCATCCGTTGATGACGTGGACAGTCGTTCTCTCGCCATTTTGGGCGGTGAGTGTGGAGTGGGGAGAGAAgaagatttttgaaaatcaGAATATTTGGcggtaaaataaaatggaattgAAAATAATGTTGGACTTGGGATATGGAAATATTAGAGGAAATGGGTGGGGTGCGAGACGGCTACCCGACTAGGCTTTGGTGACTCTATGGGTTGGATTTTGCTTCATAACCCCGAACTAGActtgtccatgggccgggttTGGGCTGGGCTcggaaaaaattttggcccggcccaaaatatgggcctgaaattttgcccatGCCCGGCccggaaaaaaaaagattaagcccgagcccggcccggcccgatttttaataaacacaaaaaaaatattttaataataaaaaaatatttttaaagtattttaaaattaaaattaaaaaatatatatttattatattggtaGGGTAGCTTGGGCCAAAAAGTTGAGCTTGAGCCCACCCATTTTTTAAcagcctcatttttttgcccaagcccatatttcgggcctatatttttacccgaacctccCATATTTCTAGGGGTCATGTCGGTCAGCCGCGACCCATGGACAGTCTACCCGAACCCGTATGGAGAGATAACGTTTTGGATCGATTCTAGAAATAATGTACAATTACTTTGGGGTGTTACGGTTCTAAACAATGTTTTTAGAACCGAATGGGTAGTGAAGCTGATTAGGTCATTATTTTTCAGTTCGAccgattttattaaaattttatgaaaaataaaaatttgaatcacttattgattaaatttgttcacATCAATTCACAGTTCAATTGATCAGATATCATTCTTCAGATAAACACCTCGACCGATTATCGATCCATTCAGTCTGATCGACTATTCAATTCGGTTCAAATATCATCAATTCTAAAAAGACCAAACCAAATTCTGCATATTTGGATTGATtcagggtgagtttggatgggcaatgcgtttacctgcggttagtgtaaaaacagcggtgccGGTGAGATTAGacactgtagcgtgagacaaaaagtaaactaaacgcaccgcacgcacccaatcgcccatccaaacccaccctcaATCTCCCTTACCTCTCGAGCTACCTGTCTTACTTTATTACTTCGACTCTATACCTATTTAGGTGAATTGGCCTTCTTGTTACCACCACACCACCATCGCCTCCTTATCTCCTCCCTTAATGAACACTTGTATCAACAATTAGTGTAGTGAGTATGAATTGTACCATTGCTTCTTCAATTAATGCTCCTATCAACCAAGCGAATCCCATCAACCTATTTAACCCAGCAAACCCTACCAACCCTGAGCTTCCTTCAAACCAAATAGGAACCCATCATCTCTTTCGACTCAACCTGTTGTACCACTCTCTCAGTGTACTATCCCAAAATTTAAGGGCTAGAATTCTtactgtaatacccaatttctTCTGCCCGGGCCCACATGTAAAAAACAATGAACCCAAATAAAGGGTCCACTTACACGGCCCAATATTATCAATAATCACAAGCCCAATAACAAACCctaacactaaaaataattaaaccacTAGCAAAACCCTAGCCGCATATCCCTTGGTAGCCGCCGCAGCCATTTCGCCCTTGCACGCCGCCGTGAATGTCGCAGCACGATCCTCCGCGCATGTGAGCCTCCTCCACGACTTGCGTACCTGCGAGAAAAGCGGAACAAACACCAAAGCAAGCGcaacaataacaaaaaataaggagttttttttttatttttacaggattttgatttgtttatttttcggTTATAAAAACCGATGGGAAATCTGTAAAAGTGGGGGGGGAGACAAATTTTGTACCGAcgaaattaaggaaaataaaaagaaaatcagaaaaaaacaaaaggtttCTTTGAAGgtgattattttgtttttctttttacttttactgtttttttatgttcttctttgttttttaaaacaaataaatgaagagGGAGAGAAAAAAGACTTACCGGCGTTGAGTAATCGGAGGACCTTCACTTCGTCGTCATCGGAGTTGGAGGCTCCATCTCCAGAGGCGGCGGCGGCGGCGcgaaagaaaccctagcagagggtttctctgctatttttttaaaaaaaatcaaagagaaaaatgaagtttttttagggaaatttggtttttataatGGCtgtgaaacgacgccgtttaaggCCTGCTTCAGTGgcctcaaaacggcgtcgtataGGCCGAAACCCGACAACCTGACCCGTTTTctcaggatccgcgtgttttattTCAATGGTCAATTTGCGCAATCAGTCCCTTTGTTTTTGCAGCGCATTTAAATTACATTtcctatttcttttaaattttgctgtgcattttatgcaattgcATATTGGTCCACGATTGCTACGCACCGTTTTAGGAGGCGGGTTATTTCCATTCTAACCCCCCGAATATAAGGCGTgcttcacaatttggtccttcattCCGTTTTAATTgcattcttttgttttttttcctctcttttgacttttttttttagatcgttattattgtattatttattattattatatttacctATATACGCATAtgcattttatatacatatgttacatattttgctattatttattttcatagttttatgcatatatatgtgCACGTACACTATCTGAAAATTGTTGTAAATATACTTTTtctacattttaatatatacatgcattcttataatatatatatacatatttaaacttttataaagcCATGCATGAATTTGGCACATACggacattttttaaaatatatgtattctttatattttgttatgaataAGTATGTACGTTTagtccattttttatttttatgtaatatttctcatattttttaaatatatttatgtacacgttttaaaaaatcattgtaaacatttttttacacattctattattttatatgtatattgtacatatat
The nucleotide sequence above comes from Gossypium raimondii isolate GPD5lz chromosome 13, ASM2569854v1, whole genome shotgun sequence. Encoded proteins:
- the LOC105784455 gene encoding protein CHROMATIN REMODELING 25; protein product: MARERLSTSSTDEDEDEEISSGSDSSDSSGEFAVDCSEVEEGEENDDDGGESPAHHPSSDGDLKSKNVDALLRGNLVVRRQSLLPRVLSVTEGAAVCRKPFKPPCSYGYSNGKENLARRLWARKRFVPWGSLTPALVAIAKPLGIARPESDEADIVEEIVTLPPGVEPLVLWQPEQFEDGPIEVVPIEVDPLLVRFLRPHQREGVQFMFGCVSGLYSAANINGCILADDMGLGKTLQSITLLYTLLRQGFDGKPMVKKAIIVTPTSLVSNWEAEIKKWVGQRVQLIALCESSRDDVVSGIDSFTSPRSLLQVLIVSYETFRMHSSKFCHSEACDLLICDEAHRLKNDQTITNRALAALSCKRRILLSGTPMQNDLEEFFAMVNFTNPGILGDVAFFRRYYETPIICGREPTSSEEEKKLAAERSSELSAIVNQFILRRTNALLSNHLPPKIVEVVCCKLTPLQSELYNHFIQSKNVKKVITEETKQTKILAYITALKKLCNHPKLIYDTIKSGSPGTTGFEDCMRFFPPEMFSGRSGSWTGGDGAWVELSGKMHVLARLLAHLRQRTDDRIVLVSNYTQTLDLFAQLCRERRYPYLRLDGTTSISKRQKLVNRFNDSTKDEFVFLLSSKAGGCGLNLIGGNRLVLFDPDWNPANDKQAAARVWRDGQKKRVYIYRFLSTGTIEEKVYQRQMSKEGLQKVIQQEQVDSVKGQGNVFSTEDLRDLFTFYDNVRSEIHEKMNCNRCKNDGSENIGEQERCESENGSSGSDQEVSDIGGFAGIAGCLDKLKSSEKQVGSPLEEDLISWGHHFHSESVPDAILQASAGGEVTFVFTNQVDGKLVPIESKVNPRMQEREGGKSQNIGKVSHMIQTERNKIQNSVKQNLDYRSKFLSKHHKLLNSVSSNRNSLMIPPPPPPPPPPPPPPPPPPSSSSTSPIPLQGALHKTISSGPSLGIQLPLKRSSRASVQHDDDFQ